The following DNA comes from Oceanithermus desulfurans.
GGATCGCGCGGCGGCTGCCGGAGGCGCGGGTGTTGCTGCGGCTCAACCCCGACCTGCCGGTGGACACCCACCCCCACCTGGCCACCGGCCGCGGCGACAGCCAGTTCGGGGTGCTTCCCGCCGACTGGCCCGACGTCTTCGCCCGCGGGCGCGAACTCGGCCTGGAGATGCGCGGTCTGCACGTGCACCTGGGTTCGAACCTGAACAACCCCGCGGACTTCGCCGCCCGGCTCGAAGTGCTCCGGCGGCTGCGCGAGCGCGTGGGGCCGCTCGAGGTGCTCGACCTGGGAGGCGGCTTCGGTCTCGATCTGGACCCGCGGGAGCTGGCGCCGAGAATGTTCGCGCTGGCGCGCAGCTACGGTGCGGAGTTGTGGATCGAGCCCGGCCGCGCTCTGGTCGCCGACGCCGGCGTGCTGGTCGCGCGCGTCTGGGCCGAAAAGCAGACCCGCCGACGCTACCTCCTCCTGGACGCCGGGATGACCGCCTTCCTGCGGCCGCTGCTCTACGGCGCCCGCCACCCGGTGCGGGCGCTCTACGACGCGGAGGAGCGGGGCGTTTTCGACCTGGCCGGCCCGGCCTGCGAGTCGGGGGACGTGCTGGCGCGCGCGGTGGAGCTGCCGGTGCCCCGCGAGGGCGACGCCGTGGCCTTCCTGCAGGCGGGCGCCTACGGCGGGGCCATGGCCATGAACTACCTCGACCACCCGCGCCCGGGCGAGTACGCCTGGGACGGGCGGCGCTGGGAGGTGTGGCGCCGGCCCGAGGCCCTGCCGCGGCTCTGGGACGACGAGCCCGACCGTCCCGAGCCGATCTAGCCGTAAAGTTCAAACACGTGGTTCACGCCGCCCCGCCGTCACCGCCTCTCTCGTCACCCCGGCGAACGCCGGGGCCCGGGCCTTGTCCAAAGGCGGGGCCGGGGCGCCGCGACTGCTGCGGAAAGGCGAAAGCGCCCTCCCCTTTGGGGAGGGCCGGGGTGGGGGTTTTGAAAATGGGCTCGTGGGCTGTGGCCTGTAGCTCGTGGTTGGCCCCGTTGCGGGTAGCCCTGGCGTCGGCGTCGTTTGCGGCGTGGGCCCCGGGTCTCGGCCGGCAGGCCGGCCTCGATGCGGGGAAGCGGGGAAAAGCGGTGGGTAGCTTGTGGCCTGTGGCTTGTAGCTTGTGGTTTGTGGCTTGTGGCTTGTGGCCGGTACCCGCGGCCTGCGGAAACCCGCCTTGCGCCGTTCCCACCTCCCACACCCCACGACCTATCCGCCACCTACCACGCACCACGTACCACGTACTACGCACCGCTCCCAACCACCCCCCTCCGGCGGCTGCGCCGCCGCCTCCCCCAAGGGGGCGGCCGGGAGGAGTCCGCGGCTTGCGGTCTGTGGAACAGGGCACCGCGGCCGTCGGCTCTAGGATCCGCGTCTTGGGAGGTTGCATCTAGGGCTCGAGCACCAGGCGGTTCACCGGCTCGCCCGCCCCCATGGGCAGGTACTCGACGTTGGCCCACAGCGGCAGCAGGTCGGCGTAGTGGCGGCTGAGGACGTTGCCCGACTGGCCCATGGGGTGGATCCAGTAGCTACGGTCGGGCTCGCCCAGGGCCACGATCTGGCGGTAGCTGGGGCCGTGGTTCATCCGGAAGGTGGCGAAGTCGTAGGCCCCCATGTTGACGGTGAAGCGGTCGCCGCCGTGGGCGATCTGCCGGTCGAAGAAGCGGCGCAGCTGGGGCTGGTGGGTCATCACCCCGTGGTCGAAGACGGCGGGGTGCAGCTGGCCCCAGGGCACGATCCCGCCCAGCGCGTCCAGGCGCGCCAGCGCCCGCTCGAGCGCTTCGGAGGCGAACTCGCGGCAGCTCACGCCCCGGTCCGCGCAGGCCCGGTCGCCCTCCAGAAGGGCGCGCCGCAGGTAGCGGGGTTCGTTCCAGTAGGGCTCCCCCACCTCGGCCTCGGGCAGCCGCGCCAGCTCGGCGTACCAGGCCTGGAAGACGGTGGCCTCGGTGCTGGAGGCGGTCTCGTTCCCGTCCCAAGCGAGCAGCTTCTTCCGCCACTCGGCGGCGAGCTCGCTGCGGGGCTGGAGGCGCTCGAGCACCGGCCGGAAGCTGCGGGCCATCAGGCTGACCTCGTCGCCCTGGATGCGCGCGAAGTCCTCGGGGCTCAGCCGCGGCTTGGCGCGGATGAGCTCCTCGATGCGCGTCGCCCGGAAGCCTGCGGCCCAGTCGTAGGTGAAGGCGTAGGGCCACCCCTCGGGGGTCGAGCGGTTGTTGGCGGTGACGATGTAGCCTTCGGGCGGGTTGTAGGCCCGGGGCAGGGCGCCCTCAGGCACGAAGCCCACCCAGTCCCATTCCCCGGTGCCGGGCACCGGGTACTTGCCCGAGTGGCCGGGTTTACGCACCGGGATCTTGCCGGGGGCGAGGTAGCCGATGTTGCCGTCCACGTCGGCGTAGACGAAGTTCTGGCTCGGCGCCTTCAGGCGCAGCAGCGCGGCGGTGAACGCCTCCCAGTCCTCCGCCTTGCCGATGCCGTAGAAGGCGGCCATCGTCTCGTCGCTGGGCTCGAGGCTGACCCAGGCCAGCGCCAGCGCCTGCCCCTCGGGAGCGTTCACCACGTCCGAGATCACCGGGCCGTAGACGGTCTCGCGCACCCCGAGCACCACCGGATCGGCGTCCTTGACCGCGATGGTCTCGCGCCGGATGCGGTAGGGGCGCACCTCCCCCCGGTAGCGGTAGCCGCCTTCGGCCTCGTCGAGCACGTAGAGGTCCTGCACGTCGGCGGCGTGGTTGGTGACCCCCCAGGCGATGCGGTCGTTCCTGCCGATGACGACGGTGGGCAGCCCCGGGAAGGTGGCCCCGGTGGCGCGGTAGGTGGGGGCGTCGAGCTCCATCAGCATCCAGATCGAGGGGGCCGAGAGGCCCAGGTGGGGGTCGTTGGCCAGCATCGGCTTGCCGGTGGTGCTGCGCTGGGGCCCCACCACCCAGTTGTTCGAGGCCTCGAGGCTGCTGGGGAGGGTGCGCGCCAGCCCCAGCAGCTCGTCCACCCAGGCCCCGCCCTGGGGCGCGGGGGCCGGGGCCTCCTCGGGCGCCGCGGGCGGGGGGCGCAGCCGCTCGGGCACGCGGCGCACGATCGTGGGCGCGTCCTCGGGGTAGCCGGGGATCAGCGCCTCGACGCGCGCCTTGCTGAGCCCCCGCGCCAGCAGCCGGTAGCGCAGCAGCTCCTCCTCGTAGTTGCCGCTGAGGTCGTAGCTCATCATCTTCTGCCACACCAGCACGTCGGCCGGCGTCCAGGGTTCGGGTGTGAAGCCGAGCAGCTTGAACTCGAGCGGCAGCGGCGGGTTGGTGGCCAGGTAGGCGTTGACCCCGTCCACGTAGGCGTCGACGATGGCCTTCAGGTCGTCCGGTAGGTTCTGGTAGGCCTCGGCGGCGGCGCGGTAGACCCCGAGGGTGCGCAGGAACTTGTCGGTGGGGAGCGCCGCCTCCCCCAGCACCTCGGCGAGGCGTCCGGCGCCGATGCGCCGCTGGAACTCCATCTGCCACAGCCGGTCCTGGGCGTGGGCCACCGCCTGACCGAAGAAGAGGTCGTGTTCGTTGGCGGCCTTGACGCGGACGACGCCGTTCTTGTCGCGCAGGATCTCCACCGGCGCCGAGAGGCCGGGGGTGACGAACCGGCCGCTGGTCTGGGGCAGGGTGGTGTTCTTCAGGTAGTAGTAGCCGCCGAGGAGCAGCAGCAGGGCCAGCACCACGAGCCCCGCGGCCAAGCGTCCCAGGATGGTCAGAATGCGCATGCAGCCTCCTTTGCTTGGCGTTATTGTACCGGGTCATAAAAAAGGCGGGCCGCGGCCCGCCTGCGGCGCCGCCGGTGGCTAGAGCTTTTCCCAGCGGCTGATGGCCAGCCCCTGGAGCACCACGTGGGTGCCGTCTTCGGCGATGAGGTCGAAGTAGGTGTCGAGCATGCCGTGGTCGTAGTCATCGTAGATGCGGATGCCGTAGATCAGGTAGCCCTTGTGGGCCTGGGGGT
Coding sequences within:
- the lysA gene encoding diaminopimelate decarboxylase, coding for MPYEPPEDFLHALRGLLERVPTPFYAYDLRRIEERTRRYLEAFPAARVFFALKANPRLRLLARLRAAGLGAEAVSLGEVLRAYVAGYMPDEVVLNGPVKPPAVLGELARSGVPTLVADSRADLERIARRLPEARVLLRLNPDLPVDTHPHLATGRGDSQFGVLPADWPDVFARGRELGLEMRGLHVHLGSNLNNPADFAARLEVLRRLRERVGPLEVLDLGGGFGLDLDPRELAPRMFALARSYGAELWIEPGRALVADAGVLVARVWAEKQTRRRYLLLDAGMTAFLRPLLYGARHPVRALYDAEERGVFDLAGPACESGDVLARAVELPVPREGDAVAFLQAGAYGGAMAMNYLDHPRPGEYAWDGRRWEVWRRPEALPRLWDDEPDRPEPI
- a CDS encoding penicillin acylase family protein is translated as MRILTILGRLAAGLVVLALLLLLGGYYYLKNTTLPQTSGRFVTPGLSAPVEILRDKNGVVRVKAANEHDLFFGQAVAHAQDRLWQMEFQRRIGAGRLAEVLGEAALPTDKFLRTLGVYRAAAEAYQNLPDDLKAIVDAYVDGVNAYLATNPPLPLEFKLLGFTPEPWTPADVLVWQKMMSYDLSGNYEEELLRYRLLARGLSKARVEALIPGYPEDAPTIVRRVPERLRPPPAAPEEAPAPAPQGGAWVDELLGLARTLPSSLEASNNWVVGPQRSTTGKPMLANDPHLGLSAPSIWMLMELDAPTYRATGATFPGLPTVVIGRNDRIAWGVTNHAADVQDLYVLDEAEGGYRYRGEVRPYRIRRETIAVKDADPVVLGVRETVYGPVISDVVNAPEGQALALAWVSLEPSDETMAAFYGIGKAEDWEAFTAALLRLKAPSQNFVYADVDGNIGYLAPGKIPVRKPGHSGKYPVPGTGEWDWVGFVPEGALPRAYNPPEGYIVTANNRSTPEGWPYAFTYDWAAGFRATRIEELIRAKPRLSPEDFARIQGDEVSLMARSFRPVLERLQPRSELAAEWRKKLLAWDGNETASSTEATVFQAWYAELARLPEAEVGEPYWNEPRYLRRALLEGDRACADRGVSCREFASEALERALARLDALGGIVPWGQLHPAVFDHGVMTHQPQLRRFFDRQIAHGGDRFTVNMGAYDFATFRMNHGPSYRQIVALGEPDRSYWIHPMGQSGNVLSRHYADLLPLWANVEYLPMGAGEPVNRLVLEP